The following is a genomic window from Pedobacter sp. KBS0701.
ACCAATTGCCGCGATTGAACCTACCATAACTAATTTAATTTATATTAATTTGTAAAAAATAGTTTTCTATTAATGATGTTCTTCTACTGCCATACCAATAAACAAGGCAGTTAATAGTGTAAAAATAAAGGCCTGTAAAAATGCTACCAATAATTCTAACACATCCATAAACAATACAAATGCAACTGAAACCGGAGCAATAGCCAATGTTTCGAAAATAAAGATTAAGGAAATTAAACTTAATACGATAATGTGACCTGCTGTAATGTTTGCAAACAAACGCACCATTAAAGCGAACGGTTTTGATATGATACCGATTAATTCCACAGGAATCATAATCGGATATAACCAAAAAGGAACATCTGGTCTAAAAATGTGTTTCCAATAGTATTTGTTACCATTAATGTTAACAATAATCAAAGTACCTAAAGCCATTACAAAAGTTAAGGCAATATTACCGGTAACGTTAGCACCACCTGGAAAAATTGGAATTAAACCAAATAAGTTATTAAATAAGATAAAGAAAAACGTAGTCAACAAATAAGGCATAAATTTAGCATACTTATGCCCGATATTTGGTTTAGCAATATCATCTCTCACAAAAACGATAACAGGTTCGATAAAAGATTGCAAACCTTTTGGTGCTTTACCAACGCGTTTTTTATAAGCCCCGGCTACCGAAATGAATACGATTAAGATTACCAAAATCGCTACGAACATCGCAGCAACGTTTTTAGTGATCGAGAAATCTAAAATTGACTTACTTGCTTCTTCATCGATTTTTCCATCAGCACCAACCACTTTAACATGATCTTCTTCTAAACGGTAGTTGTTGTATTTACCATTATAATCATGCTCTCCATGATGAAAGTTACCAGAAGAAAAAACTTCCAAACCATTAGCCGTATATAAAATTACAGGAAGAGGCAATGAAGTATGACCCCAAAGATGCCACATGTGCGAATCAGCAATGTGTTCCATAATTACTTTGGTTGGCTCGAATTTTTCTTTGCCATGCTCGGCCGCTTCTCCTTGTTCTCCGGAAGCTGCGTGAGCAGATTCGGCAACAACACTATCAACAGGTACAACAGCGCTATCAACTTGAGCGAAAGTATCAATTTTGACAGATAAAAACGCGATTAAAAGCGTAAAAACAATAGTTAGCCTTTTAACTTTAGACACAAAAACTCGGTTACAATCCATTTATTGGCAGTTTTTTACTTTAAATTTTGGTGGCGCAAGTTACGTAACAAACAGTAAATTTCAAAGGCCGTAAACAATAAATATAAAGAAAAAAAATTAAGCAGAAATACAAGCCCGATTCCCTTTGCTTTTATACTGTAAATCAGCACAAAAGCCATACAAAAAATCATCTTCACCGCGATTGATCCCATAATAGCCATAATACCCACTTCAGGATCGCGTTTTACACCAATATCAACAAGCATGTAAGCGATGTAAGTGATACCGGCCAAAAAGCCAAACATCACCCAAAAGTTGTTTACAAAAAGTGGTGCATCGGGAAATAATAAAGGTAAAACAGCAACAACGCCTATTAATAAGCCTACGAAGATGAAATAGATACTGGTAAATTTGGCTAGAGTCAATGTATAATTTCTTAGCAGATAAAAACTTTTGCAAAGATAAGGTTTTTAGTATCAAGTAAGTATAAGCAAGAAAAATATTGTGAAGATGGTTAACCTGTTAACTTTAAAAGATTGTTTGATTGCTGGATTGTTAAATTGCCTGGTTGATTAACCAGAAACTGATAATTGAAAACTGCCCCCCCGAAAACTAATTTCTCGTAACCTGCCTGATAGCCTGATATAATGCAATCCCCACCCCTGCCAAAGCAAAAGCCGCTGTAATGAGATTGGTTTTGCTGTTTCTGTGTTCATCAATTTTATAACCAATAAAAGTAAGCAGGCCTATGGTGGCGATCATCTGGAAGCCGATAGCAGAATATTTAGCAGCTACGTTTACCTTTTTCTTTGTATTTTCTTCTTTCGGATTTTCCATTTTTTAATGCAATAATTAAATTAACTTTGAATAATTAAACATTTGTTGCCAAATAAAATATTTTTCTACATATATTGTTTATTGTATATCCACCTAAGAGATTTATCATACTTGAAAAATTACGCTAACAAAAACTTAAATCCTTTTTTCATCCTCATCAGTGTCTTTATTTATGGCTGTGTCGCAAATAAAGATACAGCGGTAGATCGTAGGTTTCAGAACTTAACAGCAAAATACAACTATATCTATAACTCCAATGTTTTACTAAGCGAGTACAATGAGAGTCTGTTACAAAGTTATGCAGATAATTACGAAAAAATCCTTCCTGTTTACCTCGATCCTGAGCCACAAATAAATCTGGTTTTAACGCCTGGTGTTGCCAATAAACAATTGGACGATGTGATCGCAAAAGGACAAACCATTATCAATGATAAAAGTTTTAGCAACTATATTGATGATGCCTATATGCTTTTGGGTAAGGCAAATTACCTGAAAGGCAATTATTTTATCGCTTCTGAATACTTCGATTATACGGCCAAAACCTATAACAGCGATTTAAAAACATTCATTATGGCAATGAACTGGAAAGCGCGTAGCCAAATGCAATTGAACAATATGGTGCTCGCCGATAAAATTATCGATACCATGTTGCGTGCTTCTGATGAATTAAAAAAGGACCTGGCAGAACCTTTGGCTACTGCCGCGCAGATGCGCATTTATCAGAAACGCAATAAAGAAGCCATCTTATTTTTAGAATCCGCCATTGCACTTCCGGCCGAAAAACAGCTTCGTATCCGTTGGCGTTTTATATTGGCGCAATTGCAGGAAAAAGAGAAAAACATCCAGGATGCCTATGCTAATTTCACTAAAGTTGAAAAAAGCAATGCACCCTTCGAGATGTATTTTCATGCAAATTTAAACCGCATTAAACTACGTGCCCTGTTAAGCGGCGTAAAATTGAACAAGGAAGAGCAGCTGCTGGCTTTGTTAAAAGATGATAAGAATTTTGATTATACCGATCAGATTTATTATCAGGTTGGAGAGCTTTTCTCTGCTGAAGGAAACTTTGTTAAGGCTGAAGAGAATTACCATAAGTCAGTTTTAAAAAGCACAAGAAACCAGACTCAAAAGGCGTTGTCTTACTTAAGAATTGCCGACTTAAACTTTAAAGAATTTAACAACTATATTAAAGCAAAACTGTACTACGATAGTACCGTGATGACTTTACCTAAAAACTTCCCTGATTATGACAACATTGTTAAAAAGGCAGATAACCTGCAATATCTAACCGACAGGTACACCATTATTGCAAAAGAAGATACTGCCCAGGCCATTGCCAAACTTCCGGCTGCTGAACGTGAGGCTAAAGTTAAAGCATATTTAACGCCAAAGGTCGTAGTAAGCAGTACAGGAGGCGTAATCAACAATCAATTTTTAAATGATCCGGATTTTCCGAACATCAGTTTAAATACACCCAACAATAATGCAGGAAACACCTTTTATTTTAATAATAATGCAGCGATAAGCAATGGCTTTGGTGACTTTAAAAAACGCTGGGGCACCAGACCGCTGGAAGATAACTGGCGCCAGAGTGTACGCTCATCCGCACAGGAAACCAACCAGGTTTTAGCCGGAGGAAAAGTAGCTACAGAAATTATACCTGCAAACGGGCAAACCAATGCGGCTGCCTCCGACCAAACTTCATTAGAAAAGCAGTTTTTGGATGCTTTACCTACTACACAGCCGCTATTGGCAATATCCGACCAAAAAATTATTGATGCTTATTTTGAAATCGCCAGTTTTTACCAACAAGAACTGAATGATAAGCCGGAAGCAAATAAAATATATCTTGAACTGATTAAAAGATATCCAGATAACAACCATCTGGTTGCTATTTATTACAGTTTATACCTGAATTATAAAGGTGTTGATGAAGTAAAATCTGATCAGTATAAACAATTGGTGCTCACCAAATTCCCCGAATCTAATTTTGCGAAGAATATTTTAGATCCATCGTACTCGGCCAAACAAACACAGATGGAAAACATTGCCATCAACAATTACAATGCAGCTTTTGATGCTTATGCAAGAAAAGATTATGCCAATGTAGTAAAGCAGGCTGATGATAATATTTCAGCTTTCCCAAATAACGATCTGGCACCGCAGTATGCTTATTTAAAGGCAATAGCAGTTGGCCGTACAGCAAAGGTTGATCCGCTGCTTAGCGAATTTAACCTGATTACCAATCGCTATCCTAATGATAAAATTATTACACCTTTGGTACGCAATCATTTAAGATATATTGAGGCCAACCTTGATGAATTTAAACAACGACCAGTTGCGCTGATTGATTTTGATGCAAGTGAACCTCGTTTTGTGGCCCAGGCTACTCCGGCTACCGTTGCGACAAAACCGCTGGTGGTTGAAAATCCTGTAGTAAAGACTGCAGAACCTAACCCAATAGCTAAACCTGCTGAGGTTAAACCGACAGATCCAAGCAAACCTACCAGTATTTTCAGTGCTGCAAAATCAGAAGAATATTATTATGTAATCGACGTGGCCGACGCCACTTTAACCTTAAGTTCATCTCGTTTCGGAATCGGTCAGTTTAACCGCGGAAATTATCCTGACAACGATTTGGAACATAAATTGGTAGAACTGGATAACGATCAGTTGATTTACATCACGAGTTTTATCGACCTTGAAGATGCCAAACTTTACGAATCGAGCATTACAGGACAGTTAAAGAACATTATGAAAGTTCCGGCTAACCTGTATAAAGGCTTTATCATCAGTAAAGAAAACTTTGGAAAACTGACAGACAGGACACGGATCAACGAATATCTGGAGTTTTTAAAAGACAATTATAAATAGTAGAGCAAAGCGGAAAGACTAAAAGGCTAAAAACCGAAGCAGAAAGACTGAAGTTAAAAGCTTTGATACCCTTATATATCTTAAATGGTAGAATGGCCAAAGTTCAAAGCTTAAAAGTTGATTCTATAAAAAATTAATAAATTTGCATCCGAAATCACCTATCCCGGTGTTTTTGGAAAATAACAACACAAAATGAACAAATCCCTTTCTGCACAAGAAACAAAAAGATACAGTTTAATCATCTGGAAAATACTGATTGGGGGAATTGCCCTATTCGCCATTTTCATTTCAATGATCGGATTAGGTCTGTTTGGTGCCTTGCCCTCTTTTAGAGACATAGAACACCCAAAAAGTAACCAGGCATCCGAAATTATTGCCGAAGATGGCCGTCCACTAGGTACTTATTTTGTTCAAAACAGATCGAATGTTACTTATAAAGATATTTCCGAAAATGTAATCAACGGATTAATTGCGACAGAAGATACCCGTTTTAAAGAACACTCCGGCATCGATTTTAAACGCACCTTCTCTATTATCGGTTATAATTTAATTGGCAAAAAGCAGGGCGCCAGTACCATTACACAGCAATTGGCTAAAAATCTTTTTCCACGCGAATCGAACCTTAATTTTTTCTCGCTGGTACTAACAAAATTTAAAGAGTGGATTGTTGCCGTTAAATTAGAACGCAACTATACCAAGGAAGAAATTATTACCATGTACTTAAATACGGTCGATTTTGGTAATCAGGCTTATGGTATTAAATCGGCAGCCAGGGTTTATTTCAATACCACTCCCGATAAGTTAACTTTAACACAGGCGGCAACCTTAGTGGGCATGCAAAAAGGGATTACCATGTATTCGCCAACCCGCCATCCTGAGCGTTCCAGAGACCGTAGAAATACCGTAATGGCTTTGATGGTTAAAGCTGAGCTCTTAACCCAGGCGGAATTTGATGAACAAAAAGAAAAACCGTTAAACCTGCATTTCAATGCCGCAACCGTTAATGATGGTATTGCGCCATATTTTCGTTCGGTATTGAAAAACGATATCAGAACCATTTTCCAGGAACAATCGATTACCAAGCCCGATGGAACGCCTTACGACTTAGACCGTGATGGATTGAAGATATATACCACATTAAATTATGATATGCAGGTATACGCCGAGGAAGCACAAAAGGAATACATGAAAGTGCTGCAGGCACAATTTATTGCCAGTTGGAAAGGCAGAAACCCTTTTAAAGATAAAACTTTACAGATTGAACAGGGAATTAAGCGATCTGACCGTTATAAATCGTTAAAACTGGAAGGTAAATCGGATGATGAAATTAAAGATGATTTCAATACCAAAACTGAAATGACCATTTTCACCTGGAAAGGTAAT
Proteins encoded in this region:
- the atpB gene encoding F0F1 ATP synthase subunit A; this translates as MDCNRVFVSKVKRLTIVFTLLIAFLSVKIDTFAQVDSAVVPVDSVVAESAHAASGEQGEAAEHGKEKFEPTKVIMEHIADSHMWHLWGHTSLPLPVILYTANGLEVFSSGNFHHGEHDYNGKYNNYRLEEDHVKVVGADGKIDEEASKSILDFSITKNVAAMFVAILVILIVFISVAGAYKKRVGKAPKGLQSFIEPVIVFVRDDIAKPNIGHKYAKFMPYLLTTFFFILFNNLFGLIPIFPGGANVTGNIALTFVMALGTLIIVNINGNKYYWKHIFRPDVPFWLYPIMIPVELIGIISKPFALMVRLFANITAGHIIVLSLISLIFIFETLAIAPVSVAFVLFMDVLELLVAFLQAFIFTLLTALFIGMAVEEHH
- a CDS encoding AtpZ/AtpI family protein, producing MENPKEENTKKKVNVAAKYSAIGFQMIATIGLLTFIGYKIDEHRNSKTNLITAAFALAGVGIALYQAIRQVTRN
- a CDS encoding tol-pal system YbgF family protein, whose product is MKNYANKNLNPFFILISVFIYGCVANKDTAVDRRFQNLTAKYNYIYNSNVLLSEYNESLLQSYADNYEKILPVYLDPEPQINLVLTPGVANKQLDDVIAKGQTIINDKSFSNYIDDAYMLLGKANYLKGNYFIASEYFDYTAKTYNSDLKTFIMAMNWKARSQMQLNNMVLADKIIDTMLRASDELKKDLAEPLATAAQMRIYQKRNKEAILFLESAIALPAEKQLRIRWRFILAQLQEKEKNIQDAYANFTKVEKSNAPFEMYFHANLNRIKLRALLSGVKLNKEEQLLALLKDDKNFDYTDQIYYQVGELFSAEGNFVKAEENYHKSVLKSTRNQTQKALSYLRIADLNFKEFNNYIKAKLYYDSTVMTLPKNFPDYDNIVKKADNLQYLTDRYTIIAKEDTAQAIAKLPAAEREAKVKAYLTPKVVVSSTGGVINNQFLNDPDFPNISLNTPNNNAGNTFYFNNNAAISNGFGDFKKRWGTRPLEDNWRQSVRSSAQETNQVLAGGKVATEIIPANGQTNAAASDQTSLEKQFLDALPTTQPLLAISDQKIIDAYFEIASFYQQELNDKPEANKIYLELIKRYPDNNHLVAIYYSLYLNYKGVDEVKSDQYKQLVLTKFPESNFAKNILDPSYSAKQTQMENIAINNYNAAFDAYARKDYANVVKQADDNISAFPNNDLAPQYAYLKAIAVGRTAKVDPLLSEFNLITNRYPNDKIITPLVRNHLRYIEANLDEFKQRPVALIDFDASEPRFVAQATPATVATKPLVVENPVVKTAEPNPIAKPAEVKPTDPSKPTSIFSAAKSEEYYYVIDVADATLTLSSSRFGIGQFNRGNYPDNDLEHKLVELDNDQLIYITSFIDLEDAKLYESSITGQLKNIMKVPANLYKGFIISKENFGKLTDRTRINEYLEFLKDNYK
- a CDS encoding transglycosylase domain-containing protein, which translates into the protein MNKSLSAQETKRYSLIIWKILIGGIALFAIFISMIGLGLFGALPSFRDIEHPKSNQASEIIAEDGRPLGTYFVQNRSNVTYKDISENVINGLIATEDTRFKEHSGIDFKRTFSIIGYNLIGKKQGASTITQQLAKNLFPRESNLNFFSLVLTKFKEWIVAVKLERNYTKEEIITMYLNTVDFGNQAYGIKSAARVYFNTTPDKLTLTQAATLVGMQKGITMYSPTRHPERSRDRRNTVMALMVKAELLTQAEFDEQKEKPLNLHFNAATVNDGIAPYFRSVLKNDIRTIFQEQSITKPDGTPYDLDRDGLKIYTTLNYDMQVYAEEAQKEYMKVLQAQFIASWKGRNPFKDKTLQIEQGIKRSDRYKSLKLEGKSDDEIKDDFNTKTEMTIFTWKGNIDTVMKPIDSVRYYKMLLRNAMMTMDPTNGHVKAWVGGINYEHFKYDQVKMGTRQVGSTAKPFTYAVAIENGYSPCYTVPNVPVTIDGYGEPWTPRNSGKPLPGSITLQKALAYSQNFVTAYLMKQVGPVAVSTLATKMGIPNVPAFPSICLGTFDSSVYNMVGAYGAFANKGTYTKPIYLLRIEDKNGVVLFSQKEIPKPVMSEEVAYVMTRMLKGVVTNGTGSRLNYKYKVNAPIGAKTGTTQNNSDGWFMAITPQLVTGIWTGCEDRAFHFISTSQGEGANTALPIFAGFIKRVYANPALKISHADFEAPKSGVSITFDCNQYQQQEEGATELDEKLGF